The window TACTCGACCAGGGTCACGGGGGCCCGCTCCGAGCCGCGGATGTGGTCACGGTCGGGATCCACCTCGTCCGAGAGGTCGAGGAGCTCCTCTGCCGTCGCCGCTATCTGGCGGGCTCTCATCTCCGTTGGCAAGTGCCGGATCACCCGGAACACGGCCCAGGCGAGGAGCGACGCGAGAATGGCTGCCGCGAGGACGCCCAGCTTCGCTTGTTCGAGCTGATCGCCGTCGAAGGCGATGGTCGAGATCAGCACCGAGACCGTGAACCCGACACCCGCGACGGCCCCGCCTCCAGCGATCACCGGCCAGCTCAGGGCCCGCCGCAGGCCGGCGACCCAGGGCCGGGACACCAGCCACGACACGCCCAGGATGCCGAGGGGCTTGCCGAGGACGTAGCCGAACAGGATTCCGAGGGTTATTGGCGAGGTGGATGCGTCCCCAAGCAGCTGGGCGTCGATGTGGATGCCCGCGTTTGCGAGCGCGAACACCGGGACGATCACGAAGCTCGTCCACGGATGAAGCCTGTATTGAAGCTGCTCGTTCGCTGAGATCGCGGATGCGAGACTCCGCTGCGCCGTGCGGGCGAGCTCCGGCGTTGGCTGTTCACGGAATGATCGCGTCACCTCGGTCACCCGCTCGAGGTCGCCGCGGGCCGGCGGATACGCGGTCGTGACGAGACCGACCGCGAGTCCCGCCACCACCGGATCGATCCCCGACTCGAACAGGGCAATCCACAGGCCGACCCCAACGACCACCGCGAGCTGCCTGCGCCACGCGCTCGGCGCATACCGAAGCGCGAGCAAGATCGCGAAGAAACCGAGAGCCAGCGCAATCGGGAGCCACGAGACGTCCTCCGTGTACACCGTGGCGATCACTGCCAGCGCCACGAGGTCGTCGACCACGGCGAGCGTGAGCAGGCGAACCCGCAGGCGCGTGCCACCCGGGGCCACCAGTGCCAGCAATCCGAGGGCCAGGGCGGTGTCAGTAGACATCGCGGCTCCCCAGCCGTGCGCCCCGTCACCCCCAGCGTTGAAGGCGAGATAGATCGCGATCGGCACGGTTATCCCGCCGACCGCAGCGGCCACCGGGATCGCCAGGCGGCGGCGCTCGCGCAGCTCTCCCGTGTCGAGCTCGCGCTTGGCCTCGAGGCCGATGACCAAGAAGAAGAACGTCATCAGGCCCTGGTTCACCCAGTGCCGGAGGTCAAGGGAGATGCCCTCGCTTCCGAGATTGATCGAGAGCTTCGTCGTCCAGAACGACTCATACGTCTCCGACCACGGCGAGTTGGCCCACACCAGAGCCGCGGCCACCGCGCACAGGAGCACCACTGCGCCGCCGGTCTCGGCGCTCAGGAAATCTCGAACCGGGGTGGCGAGATTCCTCGCCCAGGCCGTCCGACCAGTGAACGAGGCGGCCTGGGACGCCGCCGATCGATCGGAGCCGTTTCCCACTCGCTTAAGTCGTCGGCGAGACTTCCAGGCGAACCTCGGTGGCGCCCTCGAAACGCTCGAGCACCAGCCGCTGGGCGCCTGCCGCCGAGACGACGCGCGCACCCGTCACCCGAACGCGGTAGCCGCTTGGGTAGTGAATGTGCGGTAGGAACACGACGGTTCTGACGGAGGGCGCCAGCCGGTGGCCGACCGGGGCCATGGTCGAGTAGCGGAGGTTGAAGACGCCGCTGCCCGGATTGAACTGGAATTGCTCCGGCGTCCCCGCAACGGCCTGGGGATAGGCCCGGTCGAGGGCCTTCAGCTTGTTGTGTTTGAGATTCGTGCCGCGAGGCGGCTTGCTCGGATCCTTGACCAGAGCCTGCGTGTCGCCCGGTCCCGTAGTGGTCGGGTCGCTGCAGCCGC of the Solirubrobacterales bacterium genome contains:
- the nhaA gene encoding Na+/H+ antiporter NhaA, giving the protein MGNGSDRSAASQAASFTGRTAWARNLATPVRDFLSAETGGAVVLLCAVAAALVWANSPWSETYESFWTTKLSINLGSEGISLDLRHWVNQGLMTFFFLVIGLEAKRELDTGELRERRRLAIPVAAAVGGITVPIAIYLAFNAGGDGAHGWGAAMSTDTALALGLLALVAPGGTRLRVRLLTLAVVDDLVALAVIATVYTEDVSWLPIALALGFFAILLALRYAPSAWRRQLAVVVGVGLWIALFESGIDPVVAGLAVGLVTTAYPPARGDLERVTEVTRSFREQPTPELARTAQRSLASAISANEQLQYRLHPWTSFVIVPVFALANAGIHIDAQLLGDASTSPITLGILFGYVLGKPLGILGVSWLVSRPWVAGLRRALSWPVIAGGGAVAGVGFTVSVLISTIAFDGDQLEQAKLGVLAAAILASLLAWAVFRVIRHLPTEMRARQIAATAEELLDLSDEVDPDRDHIRGSERAPVTLVEYGDYQCPYCGQAEVVIRELLVSFGDDLRYVWRHLPLNDVHPDAQMAAEAAETAAAQGAFWEMNDKLIEHQDELTQPHLAHYAEELGLDVERFWDELRRREHAERVAEDVASADASGVAGTPSFFINGRRHRGAYDTETLTAAVRAARNRARLREIAPAPEPQRVG